The Glycine soja cultivar W05 chromosome 9, ASM419377v2, whole genome shotgun sequence sequence tttagaaaaaaaaactttttaagccccttttttactttttagtccCCGCAAATAATTACTTTCATTCCTCATTTATTGTCAAATGTAACGATTTATTTTCGACTAATTAAAAGCAATCATTCTCCTAATTGGCATTTGACAAGACTAAAtaacacatttaattaaaaagataaaataaaataaaattgcaagtgtcatcatcttcttctgtttCCACTTTCCAGTTGGTATGGTAAACTAAACTTCCAATTTGTCTTATGCATGTGCTGATTAACAAGCATTACCCAAAAGTAAgacaagaaaaaacaataatttaatcaaaagaagCCAAACTAAACACACTTATGTAAAATTTCAGCTAAAAAGAGGTAGTAAGTAATTGATAATGAAAGTGAAACAAATTCGCACAAACCTGCCAAAGCGAGGCTTTCTCAGCCCAGAACTTAGAAGCAGAGGCCATAAACTCTGAATCAAAGCCATTATTGTTCCCAAAATGCTGACTATGTTGTTCTTCATAGATAACCTCGACCTCTTCTTCCAAGCTCCTAGCAGTGGACCCCACcatttcatcttcttctttttgaaaCCACTCTTCACTCTTCTTACCGTACacctccctctccctctccctctccctcccaCCCAATCCCTCGTCCTCGATCCTCCGCGACATGAACCCGATCATCTCGTCCCGCTCGGCGACGTCCCTCTCGGCGCGCGCGGCGGCGTCCTCGAGCTCAGCCACGCGGCCACGCAGGCGCGCGATCTCCTCCGCCGCGGCGTCGATCTGGTGCAGGAGGCGCTTCTCCTCCGCCTGCCACGCGTTCCGGTGCGAGGCGAAGATCTCCACTACGCGCGCGTTGGCCTTGGAGTCCTCCTGCCGCCGCGACTTCATCTGCCGGAGCTCCTCGGCCGCATCCGCCGCGCGCAGGGAGAGTGAGCGTACCTTGCCCTGCAGCGCCGGGACGGAGTTGTTGGCCAGCATTGCGAGGAACATGGAGAAGCTCAGGCCTATGTAGGAGCGGAAGAGCTTGTGAGGGTCTTGCTCTTGTTGGAGCTGCTGGTGTTTTTCCTCCTCCGCCATTGCGACGAGGGTTTCGTTTGAGTGTCTGTGTGAGTGTGTTTGGGAGTGGTTTTAATGGTGGTACGGGGAAAATGGAgagaaaggaaaggaaaggagaaagaaaggaaaataaaagcAGAAGCAGTGTGTTGTATGGAGTTTGAGAAAGTCACGAAAAGGGAAACAGTGCCTTTTTGTCGTTTGATGCTGTCGAGTCAACATATGTGGGTGGGTTTATCTTTGCTGCTCTGCTCAATGCTTATTTAACCCAACTACTATTTTGTTTCAtatcttttcaatttaattCAACAAGAGTTTTAtggtaagaaaaatatttatattcaaaattaatgatGTAGATTcggtttttttttctattgtagaaatattattagtaggtaattaataaatatctttataaatattgttggaacctttatgtttattttgattttgatgaacTCTTgtgatccaatttttttttttttaaaggttgtGTTTCTTACGAAAGAAAAAAGTAGAATagatgaaaataagaagaaaaataggtaaaaaataaaataaaaatgtttgccaaagataaataaaaaaaatg is a genomic window containing:
- the LOC114425677 gene encoding uncharacterized protein LOC114425677 — translated: MAEEEKHQQLQQEQDPHKLFRSYIGLSFSMFLAMLANNSVPALQGKVRSLSLRAADAAEELRQMKSRRQEDSKANARVVEIFASHRNAWQAEEKRLLHQIDAAAEEIARLRGRVAELEDAAARAERDVAERDEMIGFMSRRIEDEGLGGREREREREVYGKKSEEWFQKEEDEMVGSTARSLEEEVEVIYEEQHSQHFGNNNGFDSEFMASASKFWAEKASLWQDVQYESLESMYNTKHFVARRESPWKVDGDSAGVSSKLKLLEQDLLNLEKIGKNHPSKVSSLIKKQAKRYQAISEKIDDLCRRIANEPCEPSLSTEFRTQTQTEFLLEAFRLQQGASETGQKLMALQTEIGKSHYRDELSETTPITRRSLDSIRNNFKEIQRNLEIWLARIIGDLEGILAREGASRVREYYISRYPFVQ